In the Mya arenaria isolate MELC-2E11 chromosome 11, ASM2691426v1 genome, one interval contains:
- the LOC128207473 gene encoding uncharacterized protein LOC128207473, with the protein MSEPFSTYVSLILDQLLNDLGYSEQHIQERIHDMDKSSIARSLSAQKIQKRDDIDRIFVGSQREGIGFTFVSDLDVIQIYHFVQCLENIEVKDENKIAFYRETQSCSPGHYLLQLVHKGSNNKNFQFLEHAIIKRNGRIYLSSDLFMEENDDMFAKAEGHIGRNTVYLDRKGPSLPKFVTQSHIEKILFKMMSMPADADHTIDYVRGFPCSAYNLLKSWESRKREHEWPSLAIIKHVPSLPCFLVPVGQKRTKNQDIQWRVCFTLGELTLVRSFNNTHTKTYVVLKQIGKQILKPISQQITSFVMKNIVLWEAEKRPLEQFKPKFLCTRIKDALLFLKTCIQENRLPYYMLPDRNLLPIKFSKKDQGHLITQIDMLLEKGEENFMENLQLLDEGRAPENITNLKKKLTLGHVYTRLQICKYSVFTTQQLTNYFVQMFNLKNSAFAFLYNFCPMSIPTFWKYGKQKKDNCNTVKFGSNLHLRYTNTTQLKTNGIDNQEIIEEKTPTMVRSESSEDSGIKRDMDNSNDEIITEAYEPQYCTTKQHEDQNTDASNCLHDQSQRKPLWSPKRKKTMKGKSQRRPRKLPKDSKNKAVLQGNSDTCCEPQNQESSIYSLLYDLLMALFHILSVVYTFHLHNTNILIIFSNPTKNKSFVFLVMWLCTIVTETLNTVCTYWYGEPLSETIGTSNKSKQTLPLRHMRRGRKGRHH; encoded by the coding sequence atgtCGGAACCTTTTTCAACATATGTATCCCTGATACTTGATCAACTGCTAAATGATCTTGGATATAGTGAACAACACATACAAGAAAGAATACATGATATGGACAAATCATCCATTGCACGCTCATTATCTGCACAAAAAATACAGAAACGAGATGACATTGACAGGATATTCGTTGGAAGTCAAAGAGAAGGCATTGGATTTACCTTTGTTAGTGATCTTGATGTTATACAGATTTATCACTTTGTTCAATGCTTAGAAAATATTGAAGTAAAAGATGAAAACAAGATAGCCTTTTACAGAGAAACCCAATCTTGCTCTCCCGGACACTATTTGCTTCAGCTGGTACACAAAGgatcaaacaataaaaactttcaatttcTGGAACATGCTATCATTAAGAGAAATGGTAGAATATACCTATCATCTGACTTATTCATGGAAGAAAATGATGACATGTTTGCCAAGGCTGAAGGTCACATAGGGCGAAATACAGTTTACCTGGACAGAAAAGGACCATCACTACCAAAATTTGTTACTCAAAGCCATATTGAAAAGAtcctttttaaaatgatgtcaatGCCTGCTGACGCAGATCACACAATTGATTATGTACGTGGCTTTCCATGCTCTGCATATAACCTGCTAAAATCATGGGAGAGCAGAAAAAGGGAACATGAGTGGCCCTCTTTAGCAATTATCAAACATGTTCCATCCTTGCCCTGCTTTCTAGTTCCAGTAGGGCAGAAAAGAACCAAAAATCAAGACATACAATGGCGTGTTTGTTTCACATTGGGAGAACTCACCTTAGTTAGATCTTTCAATAATACACATACTAAGACTTATGTTGTCTTGAAACAAATAGGAAAACAGATTCTCAAGCCTATTAGTCAGCAGATTACATCATTTGTGATGAAAAACATTGTGCTATGGGAAGCAGAAAAAAGACCACTGGAACAATTCAAGCCAAAGTTTCTTTGCACAAGAATCAAAGATGCTCTTCTATTCTTAAAGACATGCATACAGGAAAACAGACTTCCTTACTATATGCTACCAGACAGGAACTTGCTACccattaaattttcaaaaaaagatcAAGGCCACCTCATCACACAGATTGACATGTTGCTTGAAAAAGGGGAAGAAAATTTTATGGAAAATCTACAACTACTAGACGAAGGAAGGGCTCCAGAGAATATAACAAATCTCAAAAAGAAGCTGACATTGGGACATGTGTACACACGGTtgcaaatatgcaaatataGTGTTTTTACCACACAACAACTTACAAACtactttgtacaaatgttcaacttgaagaACTCTGCATTTGCCTTTCTGTACAATTTTTGCCCAATGAGCATTCCAACCTTTTGGAAATATGGAAAGCAAAAAAAAGACAATTGTAACACTGTCAAGTTTGGATCAAACCTCCATTTACGGTATACAAACACAACTCAACTCAAAACAAATGGCATTGACAACCAAGAAATAATCGAAGAGAAAACTCCAACCATGGTCAGGTCTGAGAGCAGTGAAGACAGTGGCATTAAGAGAGACATGGACAACTCCAATGATGAAATAATAACAGAAGCTTATGAACCACAATACTGTACAACTAAACAGCATGAAGACCAAAACACAGATGCAAGCAACTGTCTTCATGATCAAAGCCAGAGAAAACCTTTATGGTCACCAAAAAGGAAGAAGACAATGAAAGGAAAAAGTCAAAGGAGGCCAAGAAAATTACCAAAAGACAGTAAAAACAAGGCTGTTCTGCAAGGCAATAGTGACACTTGCTGTGAGCCTCAGAACCAGGAAAGCAGCATATACAGTTTACTGTATGACCTTCTGATGGCACTATTTCATATTCTATCCgttgtttatacatttcatcttcataacacaaacattcttATAATCTTCAGCAACCCTACAAAGAATAAGtcatttgttttccttgttaTGTGGCTGTGCACAATTGTGACTGAGACCTTGAACACTGTCTGTACATACTGGTATGGAGAACCACTCTCTGAAACTATAGGCACATCAAACAAAAGTAAGCAGACATTGCCGTTAAGACACATGAGGAGAGGAAGAAAAGGCAGGCACCATTAG